One Vallitalea pronyensis genomic region harbors:
- a CDS encoding molybdopterin-guanine dinucleotide biosynthesis protein MobB: MKVFSVVGYTKSGKTTTIESIIRELKKRRYSVGTVKDIHYEQFEMDTEGSNTHRHKQAGAELITARGFHETDILFQERLGIHRIASFYDVDYLILEGVSDSIVPKIVTADKVSDIEEKWDDTTFLISGKIADVMDDYKGYEAISAIKNVSRLVDIIEEKTFELLPDYDEACCNACGYSCRELCKRILKGQKKRQDCVIGQGHITLKINGQVITMVPFVQKILKNAILGVVGELEGYTSNGTITIDMQNDKYD; the protein is encoded by the coding sequence ATGAAGGTTTTTTCTGTTGTAGGGTATACCAAGTCTGGCAAAACAACAACCATTGAGAGCATAATTAGGGAGCTTAAGAAACGCCGTTATTCCGTTGGAACCGTAAAAGATATCCATTATGAACAATTTGAAATGGATACAGAAGGGTCAAATACCCATCGGCATAAACAAGCAGGTGCAGAACTGATTACAGCAAGAGGTTTTCACGAAACGGATATACTTTTTCAAGAAAGGTTAGGTATTCATCGTATAGCCAGCTTTTATGATGTGGATTATTTAATTCTTGAGGGGGTCAGTGACTCTATTGTCCCCAAAATCGTAACAGCTGATAAAGTCAGTGACATCGAAGAAAAATGGGATGATACCACATTCCTCATTTCTGGAAAAATTGCTGATGTCATGGATGACTATAAAGGTTATGAAGCTATAAGTGCTATAAAAAATGTGAGCAGACTTGTGGATATCATTGAAGAGAAGACCTTTGAACTCTTACCTGATTATGATGAAGCCTGTTGTAACGCTTGTGGTTATAGCTGTAGAGAACTATGTAAACGCATTTTAAAAGGTCAGAAGAAAAGACAGGACTGTGTCATAGGACAGGGACACATCACCTTAAAGATAAATGGTCAAGTCATCACCATGGTACCTTTTGTTCAAAAGATATTAAAAAATGCGATACTTGGTGTTGTAGGGGAGTTAGAGGGCTATACGTCCAATGGCACCATTACAATAGATATGCAAAATGATAAGTATGATTGA
- a CDS encoding AAA family ATPase: protein MMENNMTVTNEHLITNLREEIGKVIIGQAYMVDRIIIGLLTGGHILLEGVPGLAKTLTASTIAEAVGIDFQRIQFTPDLLPADILGTEIYHQKTGEFVIKQGAIFSNLVLADEINRAPAKVQSALLEAMQEKQVTIGDTTYQLDLPFLVIATQNPLEQQGTYPLPEAQQDRFMLKLKIKYPSRNEESEIIDRFTTGNYKTPSMHKIISAQEIMGLREQINDIFIDEHIKNYVLDIVLKTREPSPYIASGASPRASINLIKAAKGRAFLEGRDYVLPDDVKAMVYDVLRHRVLLTYEAEAEDLQVEDVISDILDTINLP from the coding sequence ATGATGGAGAACAACATGACAGTAACAAATGAGCACTTAATTACCAATCTGCGAGAAGAAATTGGTAAGGTGATTATTGGACAAGCCTATATGGTTGACCGAATCATCATCGGTTTATTAACTGGAGGACATATTTTACTGGAAGGGGTACCAGGACTGGCTAAGACATTAACAGCCAGTACAATAGCTGAAGCAGTTGGAATTGATTTTCAACGTATTCAGTTTACACCTGACCTGCTTCCTGCTGATATATTAGGTACGGAAATTTACCATCAAAAAACAGGCGAGTTTGTTATCAAACAAGGAGCCATCTTCTCCAATCTGGTTCTTGCAGATGAGATTAATCGAGCTCCAGCAAAAGTGCAATCGGCTTTACTGGAAGCCATGCAAGAAAAACAAGTCACCATTGGCGACACCACCTATCAGCTTGACCTGCCATTCTTAGTCATAGCTACACAGAATCCATTGGAACAGCAGGGTACCTATCCATTACCAGAAGCACAACAAGATCGTTTTATGTTGAAGCTTAAAATCAAATACCCTTCACGAAATGAAGAAAGTGAAATTATTGATCGCTTTACAACAGGCAATTATAAGACACCATCCATGCATAAAATTATCTCCGCACAGGAGATCATGGGATTACGAGAGCAGATTAACGATATCTTTATTGATGAACATATCAAGAATTATGTTTTAGATATTGTATTAAAAACCAGAGAACCCTCACCTTACATAGCAAGTGGTGCATCACCTCGAGCATCCATTAACCTGATAAAAGCAGCAAAAGGCAGAGCATTCTTAGAAGGCCGTGACTATGTCTTGCCAGACGACGTGAAGGCAATGGTCTATGATGTGCTTAGACATCGTGTGTTACTAACCTATGAAGCGGAAGCAGAAGATTTACAGGTTGAGGATGTGATAAGCGATATTCTTGATACCATAAATTTGCCTTAG
- a CDS encoding carboxypeptidase regulatory-like domain-containing protein → MILMIRKRIFLIIIKYLLLLLAGMSLMPILDLLSVFSKDNNTITSDMVFKVKYFIEGSVVISDKSYVPIKNARIILINDNTGVIMQSGLTSEKGIWKTTVSVNRDPRFKNRKIGTITVITVADGYNETIHFNVPVNEYKNTINHKTIIMNPIVAERRNEPSYKNGEFHRFTVFDMLDYYAELVGLKKQPENQNYGMHHWSPSLKE, encoded by the coding sequence ATGATACTCATGATTAGAAAACGCATATTTTTAATAATAATCAAATATCTTTTATTACTATTAGCTGGTATGTCTTTAATGCCTATTTTAGATTTACTATCTGTCTTTTCCAAAGATAATAATACGATAACTTCAGATATGGTATTTAAAGTTAAATATTTTATTGAAGGGAGTGTAGTTATAAGTGATAAGTCATATGTACCGATAAAGAATGCTAGAATTATTCTTATTAATGATAATACTGGAGTTATTATGCAATCAGGCTTAACAAGTGAAAAAGGAATCTGGAAAACCACTGTATCAGTTAACAGAGATCCAAGATTTAAAAACAGGAAGATAGGAACGATTACAGTAATAACTGTTGCTGATGGCTATAATGAAACCATTCATTTTAATGTGCCAGTTAATGAATATAAAAACACAATAAATCATAAAACAATAATAATGAATCCCATTGTAGCGGAAAGAAGAAATGAGCCTTCGTATAAAAACGGAGAGTTTCATAGATTTACGGTGTTTGATATGCTAGATTATTATGCAGAGTTAGTTGGGTTAAAAAAACAACCTGAAAATCAAAATTATGGAATGCATCATTGGAGTCCAAGTCTCAAAGAATAA
- a CDS encoding alkaline phosphatase family protein encodes MRKQLRIGILSILCILVLTACEKHQAMLPSLQVIGDLEEWISLHEEWGKLDKSNISYKDATIEAVELYDFISSYHVIYPSFDVILKAEDGFMVRLDGDTLRDTYIGYATQNEWVYVSEKHPVNSSIKHIKEIIIVKEETEPPNHTKGLNIIHQDKTLHLSMGELLTQTYQVYPYHDGDTSYEMNGETVSVRVMQEKKVIPLTSIITDDRHHLLIMNEEGQHRYATDVEGYIDIGQNQVNYMTQDGCTYVRDIKGLMVNPPNHSVMDTYYDTLHFLENNEKVLILFLDGFSYAQYSHMKNHLPHLFLSQVEEVQKASTVYKPVTNAGFAAMITGKEPYVNGVVDRSYRELNVASIFDKAEALHKKSVLIEGNASILNTSVKPILNIDHNKDGYTDDEIYHTAAKTLLDGSHDLALIHFHSIDEVGHRVGHIHDDVMAQIQVVDHYVQGLVKDWHGKVIIVSDHGMHDTADGGSHGEFRVEDLMVPYIILDGGQ; translated from the coding sequence ATGAGAAAACAGCTAAGAATAGGTATCTTAAGTATATTATGCATATTGGTATTAACGGCATGTGAAAAACACCAAGCAATGCTGCCTTCATTACAAGTGATAGGTGATCTTGAAGAGTGGATAAGTCTTCATGAGGAATGGGGGAAGCTTGATAAATCAAACATTTCCTATAAGGATGCAACCATAGAAGCCGTGGAGCTATATGATTTCATTAGCTCATATCATGTCATCTACCCTTCATTTGATGTAATACTAAAAGCAGAAGATGGTTTTATGGTTCGGTTGGATGGGGATACACTACGTGATACTTACATAGGCTATGCCACACAGAATGAATGGGTATATGTTTCAGAAAAGCATCCTGTTAACAGCAGCATAAAACATATCAAGGAAATCATTATCGTTAAGGAAGAAACAGAGCCGCCTAACCATACCAAGGGTCTTAATATTATCCATCAGGATAAAACATTACATCTGTCCATGGGTGAGTTACTTACTCAGACTTATCAGGTATACCCTTATCATGATGGAGACACCAGCTATGAAATGAATGGTGAGACGGTAAGTGTCCGTGTGATGCAGGAAAAGAAAGTAATCCCATTAACAAGCATCATTACAGATGATAGACATCATCTGCTCATAATGAATGAAGAAGGCCAGCATAGGTATGCAACAGATGTTGAAGGCTACATTGACATTGGACAAAACCAGGTGAATTATATGACACAAGATGGATGTACTTATGTTAGAGATATAAAGGGGCTTATGGTGAATCCGCCCAATCACTCAGTTATGGATACCTATTATGATACACTCCACTTTCTAGAAAATAATGAGAAGGTATTGATATTATTTCTAGATGGTTTTTCATATGCGCAGTATAGCCATATGAAAAACCATCTGCCACATTTGTTTTTGTCTCAGGTCGAAGAGGTACAAAAAGCAAGCACTGTTTATAAACCCGTAACCAATGCTGGATTTGCAGCTATGATTACTGGGAAAGAGCCCTATGTGAATGGTGTAGTCGATCGTAGTTATAGAGAGTTAAACGTGGCATCTATTTTTGACAAAGCAGAAGCCTTGCATAAAAAAAGTGTCCTTATAGAAGGGAATGCTTCCATATTAAATACTTCTGTTAAACCCATACTTAATATTGATCACAACAAGGATGGCTATACGGATGATGAAATCTATCATACAGCAGCTAAAACATTACTGGATGGGAGCCATGACTTAGCCCTGATACACTTTCACAGTATTGATGAAGTGGGCCATCGAGTAGGACATATCCACGACGACGTGATGGCACAAATACAAGTAGTCGATCACTATGTTCAAGGATTGGTTAAAGATTGGCATGGTAAAGTGATTATCGTATCAGACCATGGCATGCACGATACAGCTGACGGTGGCAGCCACGGTGAGTTTAGAGTTGAAGATTTAATGGTACCCTATATTATCTTAGATGGTGGACAATAA
- a CDS encoding molybdopterin-dependent oxidoreductase, producing the protein MKKSTMMITGIMVFLVLVVGITAYLNQENAARKTKLNDDAIFTIYDDGQQIAAYNMVEIQAMGEERFQAHLKTNGKDPIPYTYTGVLLKTILEKAKVCFQGKTSVIVSAIDGYVVSVSTDKVMEDDNVYLAYMREGELIGTREDGGKGPYQMIIRKDAFSQYWCKYAYSAELK; encoded by the coding sequence ATGAAAAAGAGTACGATGATGATAACAGGTATCATGGTCTTTTTAGTGCTGGTTGTAGGGATCACAGCTTATCTAAACCAAGAAAATGCAGCTAGAAAAACCAAGCTAAATGATGATGCCATCTTTACTATTTATGATGATGGGCAACAGATTGCTGCTTATAATATGGTGGAGATTCAAGCCATGGGGGAAGAACGTTTTCAAGCTCATTTAAAAACAAATGGCAAAGACCCCATTCCTTATACGTATACAGGTGTACTGTTAAAGACTATCCTTGAAAAGGCTAAGGTATGTTTCCAAGGGAAGACATCAGTTATTGTTTCTGCTATTGATGGGTATGTAGTATCTGTTAGTACGGATAAAGTCATGGAAGATGATAATGTCTATTTAGCTTACATGCGGGAGGGTGAATTAATTGGAACCAGAGAAGATGGCGGGAAAGGTCCCTATCAGATGATTATTAGAAAAGACGCGTTTAGCCAGTATTGGTGTAAATATGCTTATTCAGCTGAACTGAAGTAG
- a CDS encoding 2'-5' RNA ligase family protein, translating into MYAIELFFSEEVEDYVRRKWKEISLNHIASSLYDMEGTRPHVSLALYNDLEDLQEFQQHFSEYYKGYGDTIELKFDIIGTFPTTGTVFLKPTITTELLDFHKAYHNNFQQYHNQSQYYIPGNWDAHCTFAFGLDNNAITDVINYLLKDFKPLKGHIVEIGVVEVLHDGHQYVSAKTLFSERLVP; encoded by the coding sequence ATGTATGCAATTGAATTATTCTTTTCAGAAGAGGTAGAAGACTATGTGAGAAGAAAGTGGAAGGAAATATCGTTGAATCACATAGCATCCAGCTTATATGACATGGAAGGTACTCGACCGCATGTATCCTTAGCATTATACAATGATTTAGAGGATTTACAAGAATTCCAACAGCATTTTTCTGAGTATTATAAAGGATATGGTGATACCATTGAACTTAAATTTGATATCATCGGGACGTTTCCAACAACTGGAACTGTATTTTTAAAGCCGACCATTACAACAGAACTATTGGATTTTCATAAGGCATATCACAATAATTTTCAACAATATCATAACCAAAGTCAATATTATATCCCTGGTAACTGGGACGCTCATTGTACCTTTGCATTTGGTTTAGATAATAACGCTATAACCGATGTTATAAATTATCTGCTAAAAGATTTTAAACCATTGAAAGGACATATCGTTGAAATAGGGGTTGTTGAGGTATTACATGATGGCCATCAATATGTTTCTGCTAAAACACTATTTTCAGAGAGATTAGTGCCATAG
- a CDS encoding HD domain-containing protein, which translates to MTREEALFLLKKHVKTDRVLRHSLAVEAAMMAYARKFGEDEHEWGLLGLLHDIDFEAYPDEHPHHAPELLKDTDLDDDFIQSILSHGSHSSIPRDTKQRQCLHAVDEMASFIIAVALMRPTRLEGLKAKSVKKKMKTKTFAKAVDREELVASIEPLGIEFAEHVDIIVKGLMEHEAKIQKEGYSLLG; encoded by the coding sequence ATGACACGTGAAGAAGCGTTATTCTTATTAAAAAAACATGTAAAGACAGACCGGGTTTTGCGACATTCATTAGCCGTTGAGGCAGCTATGATGGCTTATGCGAGAAAATTTGGTGAGGATGAGCATGAGTGGGGTTTATTGGGATTACTTCATGATATTGATTTTGAAGCATATCCGGACGAGCATCCTCATCATGCACCAGAATTGTTAAAGGATACAGATTTAGATGATGATTTTATTCAATCTATTTTATCCCATGGTTCTCATTCAAGTATACCCCGAGATACGAAACAACGCCAATGCCTCCATGCCGTAGATGAAATGGCAAGTTTCATTATAGCCGTTGCCTTAATGCGGCCAACAAGGCTTGAAGGTTTAAAAGCAAAGTCTGTTAAGAAAAAGATGAAAACCAAGACGTTTGCTAAGGCTGTTGACCGTGAAGAATTAGTTGCATCTATAGAACCCCTTGGTATTGAATTTGCTGAACATGTGGACATTATCGTCAAAGGGTTAATGGAACATGAAGCAAAGATTCAAAAGGAAGGGTATAGTTTATTAGGGTAG
- a CDS encoding helix-turn-helix transcriptional regulator, with product MKKLERLTGIIYALKENKKMTAKALADFFEVSERTIYRDMDALAQLKVPIVSYEGYEGGYRIQDNYFLPSLRLDDKEILYLLLCIQAGKAIKVPNMDKTSETLTHKLLNMLDEQKKEQFQKILLRVGLNMERILPDCYCDGLFEGIIESFMTYKDLIMTYYTPLRNEQIKRRVTPYRLMFNSGGWFLYGYCHLRKGDRCFRLDRIKEIALSHMDYTQRVVDAYNHKLKQSHKKYKVRLEMDKHLYEVMKNDAILYNGDMIKLREKVEITVETDYLIEYILLAIENHDEVTILEPRECIDSIKACCHKTLQKYNQ from the coding sequence ATGAAAAAGCTAGAACGCCTTACAGGCATTATCTATGCCTTAAAAGAAAATAAAAAAATGACGGCTAAAGCATTAGCCGACTTTTTTGAGGTTAGTGAGCGTACCATTTATAGAGATATGGATGCTTTAGCCCAGCTAAAAGTGCCCATTGTATCCTATGAAGGTTATGAAGGTGGTTACCGAATACAGGATAACTATTTTCTACCCAGCCTGCGTCTTGATGATAAAGAAATATTATATCTACTCCTATGTATCCAAGCAGGTAAAGCTATAAAAGTACCCAATATGGATAAAACTTCTGAGACATTGACACATAAACTACTCAATATGCTGGATGAGCAAAAAAAAGAACAATTTCAAAAAATACTCCTCAGGGTAGGCCTTAACATGGAAAGAATATTACCAGATTGTTACTGTGATGGTTTATTTGAAGGTATCATTGAGAGTTTTATGACTTATAAAGACTTAATCATGACTTACTATACACCGTTAAGAAATGAGCAGATTAAAAGAAGGGTGACACCTTATCGCCTGATGTTTAATAGTGGTGGATGGTTTTTATATGGTTACTGTCACCTTAGAAAAGGTGACCGCTGTTTTCGATTAGATAGAATCAAAGAGATAGCATTATCACATATGGATTATACTCAAAGAGTTGTGGATGCTTATAATCATAAATTAAAACAATCACATAAAAAATATAAAGTTCGGCTGGAAATGGATAAGCACCTGTATGAAGTGATGAAAAACGATGCGATACTGTATAATGGTGACATGATTAAGCTTAGAGAAAAGGTAGAAATAACTGTAGAAACGGATTATTTGATTGAATACATCTTATTAGCTATCGAAAATCATGATGAAGTAACAATTTTAGAACCTAGGGAATGTATTGATAGCATTAAAGCCTGTTGTCACAAAACTTTACAGAAGTATAATCAATAG
- a CDS encoding DUF2785 domain-containing protein — protein sequence MNDKALKEFLAPIRDNEWKIPADINNDALLEDLLTHIGHIDPVLRDHLVLECLWTLIDKDYLSDDKQKWLLEQLMSEKYLFYGVGKEDNDSVFTRTFSVLIVGVLGYKLQDFDYHAVLEPLIRYGYEEVDYRGYVQGKGWAHATAHLSDALNSFAQHQQVTEMELKKLLALIQAKIGVSKYGYIHGEDERMARTTETIFRNDQLNKVDIINWVKSFKKEEGDYDVVCLKNGNVKNFLRSLYFRLRKSGYDREIIDVIDNVMIEEFSVRY from the coding sequence ATGAATGATAAGGCATTAAAAGAATTCTTGGCACCTATTCGTGATAACGAATGGAAGATACCTGCTGACATCAACAACGACGCATTATTGGAAGACTTGCTAACACATATTGGTCATATTGATCCTGTATTAAGGGATCATTTAGTGCTTGAATGTCTATGGACGTTAATTGATAAGGACTACCTTTCAGACGATAAACAAAAATGGCTATTGGAACAGCTTATGTCAGAAAAATACCTCTTCTATGGTGTAGGTAAAGAAGATAATGATTCTGTCTTTACTCGAACGTTTTCAGTGCTTATCGTAGGAGTATTGGGGTATAAACTTCAAGATTTTGACTATCATGCCGTATTAGAACCGCTGATAAGATATGGCTATGAAGAAGTGGATTATAGAGGATATGTACAAGGTAAAGGATGGGCACATGCAACAGCACATTTATCCGATGCACTCAACAGCTTTGCACAGCATCAACAAGTTACGGAGATGGAATTAAAGAAACTACTAGCTTTAATTCAAGCAAAAATTGGAGTCAGTAAGTACGGTTATATCCATGGTGAAGATGAAAGAATGGCAAGAACAACAGAAACCATATTTAGAAATGACCAGTTGAACAAAGTAGATATCATTAACTGGGTAAAAAGCTTTAAAAAGGAAGAAGGAGATTATGATGTTGTCTGTCTTAAGAATGGCAATGTAAAAAACTTTCTAAGAAGCTTATATTTTAGATTAAGAAAATCAGGATATGATCGTGAGATTATTGACGTAATAGACAATGTTATGATTGAAGAGTTTTCAGTAAGGTATTAA
- a CDS encoding GTP-binding protein yields the protein MTKVYLITGFLGSGKTTFLQNQLKSNTHKTGVLMNEFGKTSIDGTLIQDDNMDMIELTNGSIFCSCLKDHFIEGLRELISKELDCIYIESSGLADPSNMLTIMALLKSQCSQEFSYEGSICIIDCLHFLKEYEMMVSVANQVRHSQTIILNKTDLIDEATKDKIRKIIVELNHQAKLIETTYGQVDATELNIGHAFSQQPGETSNTESNRPRTLTLMFNQENVKIEDVMQLFEQIKPFCHRIKGLLSLDHITYKIDGVQDHLKVCEYNDPSEDNNKIVLISNVGTKLITRIQEMMPDALKGQVDIKME from the coding sequence ATGACAAAGGTGTATCTGATAACAGGATTTTTAGGTTCTGGGAAAACAACATTCCTTCAAAATCAATTGAAAAGTAATACCCATAAAACGGGTGTTCTCATGAATGAATTTGGTAAAACCAGCATTGATGGCACATTGATTCAAGATGATAACATGGACATGATTGAATTGACCAACGGCTCTATTTTTTGCAGCTGTCTAAAAGACCATTTTATAGAAGGTCTAAGGGAGCTTATATCAAAAGAGCTGGATTGTATTTATATTGAGAGTTCAGGGCTTGCAGACCCATCCAACATGTTGACCATTATGGCGTTATTAAAAAGCCAGTGTTCACAAGAGTTTTCTTATGAAGGTTCCATATGTATCATTGATTGTCTGCATTTTCTAAAAGAATATGAGATGATGGTAAGTGTTGCTAATCAGGTTCGTCACAGCCAAACCATTATTTTAAATAAAACCGATCTGATTGATGAAGCAACAAAGGATAAGATTAGAAAAATCATTGTTGAACTCAATCATCAAGCAAAGCTTATTGAAACCACTTATGGGCAAGTGGATGCCACAGAACTTAATATTGGTCACGCATTTAGTCAACAACCAGGTGAAACATCCAACACAGAAAGTAACCGTCCTAGAACGTTAACACTGATGTTTAACCAAGAAAATGTGAAGATAGAAGACGTCATGCAGCTATTTGAACAGATTAAACCTTTCTGTCATCGCATAAAGGGATTATTAAGCTTAGACCACATCACGTATAAAATAGATGGGGTACAGGACCATCTAAAGGTATGTGAGTATAACGACCCCAGTGAAGACAATAATAAAATTGTACTTATATCCAATGTAGGTACGAAACTCATCACACGTATACAAGAAATGATGCCCGATGCTTTAAAAGGGCAAGTGGATATTAAAATGGAATAA
- a CDS encoding DUF58 domain-containing protein, which yields MLSAALVKKIRHIEIKSKRLVDEIFSGEYRSSFKGKGMEFEDIREYYHGDDVRNIDWNVTARHNQAYVKQFSEERELNMFLMIDVSHSNDFGRKKELIAEIGATLSFSANRNNDRVGMILFTDKVEKFIPSQKGKRHVLSIIDTILSYTPRSKGTQIKEALDYYNRIMKRRSVLFLISDFMDEGYEDAIKSMSGKHDLIMIRVMDPIEERIPSGAVYTFEDLETGEIMTVDNHKNQIALEPAKSLNKHNMISIYTNEDYVKKLKMFFMKRGLR from the coding sequence GTGCTTTCTGCAGCGTTAGTCAAAAAAATAAGACATATCGAAATCAAATCCAAAAGATTAGTGGATGAAATATTCTCAGGTGAATACCGATCAAGTTTTAAAGGTAAAGGTATGGAATTTGAGGATATTCGAGAATATTATCATGGTGATGATGTAAGAAATATAGATTGGAATGTAACGGCTAGGCATAACCAAGCCTATGTCAAACAATTTAGTGAAGAACGTGAATTAAACATGTTTCTGATGATTGATGTCTCCCATTCCAATGATTTTGGAAGGAAAAAAGAATTAATTGCGGAGATTGGTGCCACTTTATCTTTTTCAGCCAACCGAAACAACGATCGCGTGGGCATGATTCTCTTTACAGATAAAGTTGAGAAGTTTATTCCGTCTCAGAAGGGCAAGCGACATGTGTTATCCATCATTGATACCATCTTAAGTTATACGCCTCGGTCAAAAGGAACCCAGATTAAAGAGGCTCTCGACTATTATAACCGCATTATGAAAAGAAGAAGTGTGCTCTTTCTGATATCCGATTTTATGGATGAAGGTTATGAAGATGCCATTAAGAGCATGTCTGGAAAGCATGATTTAATTATGATTCGTGTCATGGATCCTATTGAGGAACGGATTCCATCAGGAGCAGTCTATACCTTCGAAGACCTGGAAACTGGAGAGATTATGACGGTGGATAATCATAAGAATCAAATCGCATTAGAACCTGCTAAAAGCCTGAATAAACATAACATGATATCCATCTACACCAATGAAGATTATGTCAAAAAATTAAAAATGTTTTTTATGAAAAGAGGGTTAAGATGA
- a CDS encoding MFS transporter: MIRSRIHEAYKKNTRYPWVIVALSVLTVFFSGPGQTYFISGFTEHFIESFNLSRTTVSVYYSGATLCAGLLLMLIGRQIDRWGHRRMTLIIGSLLGVTCFAMGVLPSAMLLILAFFCLRLFGQGSMVLLPSTLVPNWFTRKRAMALSLVTLGGVVGSVVIPPINTYLLSLMPWRRIWFVWGGLLCIIFIPLIYLFLYDKPANVEQENAVTTQESDDRDGWTLKETVVSGGFWRMAFSQSIPALVGTGLYFHLVSIMASKALGPEVAAMTLSVIGLCSFPATFIAGMVLEKVKVHHIYGVSFIIQCIALYVLATTKTMGMIILYAIMTGAVTGFQNVCRRLIWPEYYGRKHLSTISGLTMTLLVIGSAIGPMMIGAGYERIGNYEQVTYMMIGLTAIAALFSIVSPKPKKK; this comes from the coding sequence ATGATTAGAAGCAGAATACATGAAGCCTATAAGAAGAATACGCGATATCCATGGGTAATCGTAGCATTATCTGTACTCACCGTGTTTTTCTCAGGACCAGGACAAACATATTTCATATCAGGGTTTACAGAGCATTTTATTGAAAGTTTTAACTTAAGCCGTACCACCGTATCCGTTTACTATTCGGGAGCCACATTATGTGCAGGTTTATTACTGATGTTAATAGGACGACAGATTGATCGATGGGGACATCGTAGAATGACATTAATAATAGGTAGCTTGTTAGGCGTTACATGTTTTGCCATGGGGGTGTTACCATCAGCCATGTTATTGATATTGGCTTTTTTCTGCTTACGCTTATTTGGACAGGGTTCCATGGTGTTATTACCTTCCACCTTAGTTCCTAATTGGTTTACCCGTAAGCGTGCTATGGCACTTAGTCTTGTCACGTTAGGAGGTGTGGTAGGTTCGGTTGTGATACCACCCATCAATACATACTTATTATCCCTTATGCCTTGGCGTCGTATTTGGTTTGTATGGGGAGGATTATTATGCATAATTTTCATACCTTTAATCTATCTCTTTCTGTATGATAAGCCTGCAAATGTAGAACAGGAAAATGCTGTAACCACACAGGAATCCGATGATCGTGATGGTTGGACTCTTAAGGAAACGGTGGTATCAGGTGGATTTTGGAGAATGGCATTCAGCCAATCCATACCTGCTCTCGTTGGAACAGGTTTGTACTTTCACTTAGTTTCTATTATGGCTTCAAAAGCGTTAGGACCAGAAGTAGCGGCAATGACCCTTAGTGTGATAGGATTATGTTCATTTCCAGCTACATTTATTGCGGGTATGGTACTTGAGAAGGTAAAAGTTCATCATATCTATGGTGTAAGTTTCATCATACAGTGCATAGCTTTATATGTATTAGCCACCACCAAAACAATGGGTATGATCATCCTATATGCCATTATGACGGGTGCTGTTACTGGCTTTCAGAATGTATGTCGAAGGCTTATCTGGCCAGAATACTATGGTAGGAAGCACCTAAGCACCATCAGCGGACTCACCATGACATTATTAGTCATCGGATCTGCCATAGGTCCCATGATGATTGGAGCAGGCTATGAGCGTATTGGCAATTATGAGCAAGTTACCTATATGATGATAGGGTTAACAGCAATAGCGGCATTATTTTCTATCGTATCACCAAAACCTAAAAAGAAATAA